ttctcctcgtCCGCCCCTGGAAGAACCACACGGCACAGACACATGGCACGCTCCTGTATGACCAGCTTCACTCACTAGCATCAGTGACATACGCAGCTCTCTACGTCTGATTTATAACCCAAAATCTGGTGACCTGATCACTGATTAATAGAGTTCATTCAGCTGTGCAAACAGGAACGTTATGAAACAGTCGcctattttcatattatttttatatgatgCAACTTCACTTATGCGGGTTTGGTGATTCTTAGCCTGAAAGGATAGTTTTGCTCAGCAAAATTGCATACTGTAAATGCCGAATGGAACGCAGCAAAAAATCTGCCACTTTTACTGGTTTCACAATGGTAATATGTAGCCTTTGGTGTTCAACCATCAAGTTATGCTTCAGTGCATCAATATAAAGAATCTATATGACTTCAAGACTTTCAAATCCTACTGAAGATTTGTTATTACATTACAGAGCATCAGGACAATTTATGTAGTAAGTGATTCTAATCATTTTTTAGATTCGATACTGCAGCTCTTGGAAAAGACCTGTTAAAAGGCTTTActcaaaaacagacaacagatcAAAATCAACAGATAGCCCAATAACCTCCAAGATCTCCAAGGCCTGGATCTCCATTCAAGTGAAGAATAAACACAGAGTATGATTTACGAGCACTACTGGCTTCTGAGTCTGCTCAGGCTGAGGGAAAGCatgaagttgttgttgttgccatAAGCAGATCtgttgaaaaatattcagtctCACTGCATCTCATGAAACTAGTGACACCTTCCGCTGTTCTTCTGATCAGCAGAAAAACTGATGATGAACAAGAGCTTTggtcagagtttaaaaaaaaggatctgATGATTACATGTCACTATGACATGACTTGAAGAATAATCTTGGTTATTTTAGGCCTGGGCTTTATTATCCTCACCATTATGGCTGCAGATGCAGATCAAGGTCCTTGCAATactaacacaaaaaaaaaattagtatcTTATATTTGCTTATGGTTGCTTTTAAATTCATGTAAGATTTTGGATAAGGGTATTCCAGTTagtaaaatacataataaatcaATACATGCCTTTCAAGGGGGAAGTGATTAAATCCTGTTCCTCCAACCCACACACTTACTACAATGTGAACACAGACAATCCTGCCTCTGGTATtatcactgaaatgaaattttcCGTGCATTATGGGTttgagaggatttttttctccctaaaCTTATTGTAAACCAGAGATGTGCAAACTGCGAAAAGCTCTACAGTGATGGGATTGacaaaattttcttttatcttcAGAGTATCTCCTCATAGCCAGTGAATCAGCTGTTGTCAGTCACTGAGGGTGTGTTTGGAGTACAGGGTCCTGCCAGGATTCGAACCTGGAACATCTGCATGGCCAGGCAGAGGCCCCCTGGAGCACAGAACCAGATGTGTACTCACTGAAACAACCCCAGGACCAGACCCAACAGACTGATTCGGTGCTCAACTATACATATGTCTTATTTAATAGAATATTAGGTCCATCTGCACACTGCATGACGTACAAGGCCGCATTAGGAAACAGAGTATaacaacaactattgaatgacTGAAATCTGGGGAAGTAATCTATGGTTTTCATGCCCCTATAATCATCTGTATTTGTAAACCAACTGCCCGCTCTTCTGCCGGTTTGGTAGGTCAGATTTTACCTTGTGTCTGCTTTACACAGGGCAAAGCTTTAACCTTCTTTGTAGGTAAAGTCAGCCTAGGGTCATCTACAGCCAGGCCTAGCACTGTGCCTGAGGGGAGCTCTCCAGTTGAATAGATATCTGGATGAAGGAAAACATTCATTGTTAGATAAACATTCATAACAGACGACAAACAGTAACAATATAAATTatttcacactgaaaaatataaataaacctTTTAGTATGTCAAAGACATCCGATTGTTGTCGATGCAGATTCATCTTGCTCTCGTCTTTGCAGTGCTCAGGCCACCAGAGGGAGGATGGCTGGGATTTATTCATTTCcttaaaaacagaagaaagaaatacacGGTTATTCAGTGTGAAAGGCAAATAGACCTCAGaggctcttttctttttcatgttgatAACATTGTAATCCTTACATCACAGTCTGTAGCTGCTTCCAAAGTTTCAGCCAGAACAGAATGGGACTGTGGTCCAATCAGGCGATAGCGTACAATCTCCATTGTGAGATCACTGCAACAGATCCACAAGTGAAATACAAacactgcaaataaaacaatcacCACCATTTGCACTAAAAATGATCCATCCAAGCCATATGTTTACTCAGTTTGTATCGGAATCAAATCTGTATACTCTACTAACTTTATAACGATTCCAGTTGAACTGGACCTCCATGTGACCGGGGTGCTGGGAGATCTAGTTCCATCCCCCAGGATCTTCTTGGCAGGAGGTCCACTGGCATTCTTATAGTTCCACTTTCTCTTGGTCCCGGGGATCTGTATGGCATCAGGGGTCTTGTCAGGTTTAAGTTCTGGTTCTGGGGTGGGAGCAACCTCTGCAGGTGTTACCACAGGCACAACTGGAGAGACCACAGCCTCACAACACTGGCACACACCTTGTAATTCATGGAGAAGATCCTGGAAGGAGCATACAGTATCTGGAGTTAGTTTTTTCTGACCTTGTCTCTCTATTGACTCATATCTACTGAAATTCAAACTTTCAccacaaaattaatttacattttttttgtcacatcactaaatgctgtttttttattttcaataacaCATAAGCTTTTGCATTAGTTAACAACAATCACCATTTAGAACTCTAAAACCCCTCATACCTGTTTACTAGTGGGATGAGCCCAGATCCATAGCTGTCTGCGGGTTGAGCCCTGTATACGGGGTCTCCAGAGAAAGGTTACAGGGCCCAGAGGCTGCGAGGGGTAATGTCCCgctctgtacaccaccacactCCCCTGTCTCTGTCCTGATATACACAGTGCTGCAGCAAATGTAggacctgaaaaacacacaccaacatgcaTATTTTTCCCACCACCAAAACTAAACTAGACTATGTCAGACTGTGTGATTCAGTAAAGGCTCAAACAAGCTAAAACAGTTTCTCTGAAAGTTAAAAATGCAACCCACTATCTGAACATCAAAAACCGAAGAGGAAGAATGCATGGGGGAAAAATATGCCAAATCTCCTGATATTTTTGAAGTGTTAGTAGGTAAAGGAATGTACTTACCAGTTTCCTTGCTGGTCAGTTGTGACAGAGAAGCCAGCAGCTTGTCTTCCTCTCCCTGTAGCTCTATGCAGCAGTAGTACGAAAGGTCCTGAGGGGTCAGAACCAGAGGGTTTAGGATGATTTTAGTGGCACTGAAATCCCCTTCAATACAATCCTAAATTTCTGAAGTAAACGAAGCAAGAAATGTATTCCCAATCTGTGTGGTCACCTGCAGCAAACAGTGGGTGCTCATGGCTCTGTAGCAGGGGCGGTAACATTTGTATGTGGGTCTGTCCCCGAGGCAGTAGCCCCACTTTTTAACCATGTGGAAGCGCTTGGCATGCCAAATGTGCGTTTCCAGCCATATGTTCTTCCTCTGACGGCGGTTGAACTCCAGCAGCAGGTTTCCATGCCGGCGGCGGGCCTTGCGGCTCTTGCTCTTTGCCTGTTCCTTCTTCTTTGAGCCAGCCTGGAGGCTCTTCTCCCGCTAGGAAGGGCCCAGAAATGTCACTGAACATGTCAGAGGTACTCAGAGAAGGAGAGTTTGTATATGAAACAAGAGACATAAAGTGTTAATTGAGACATTAAGATGCTAAACGTAAATGTGCCCTCAACTTTACCATTCTGTTGGCCACATCTCTCAGTCTGCGAGGGAGCCGCTTGGTGTTGTGGCTCATAGCCCGTCTCCTCATGTGTTTTGGCAGGGCCCCGAATACATGGCAGCTCCCCGTTGTCTTGGTGACGGCTTTCAACATGGCATTCACCTCTGCTGCCCTGGCCCTAGCGAAAGCACCAGCTGGGTAGGATCGTAGTTGGAGAGAGGGGTGAGGACACTGAATGTTATTTGTCATTCATCTGATGGTTACATTGCATTTGCAGTTCATAAGCGAATATCATAATTAGTTTCTTCCATGTTGCGACTTGAAgtagaggacagaaaaaaaacagcaaaactgcaTCGCATGAAAGCAGTGGATCCAAAACTAAACCATTATGCTCATCATTTTCTACGGCCTGCAgtataataaatgataaaagataGCTATCAGGTCACTGGACAGTTGCACCAGGTAGTGATGTCATTATGCGATCTTCCTGCAAAAAACATCTCAGTATGCAGTCCAGCATGCAGAAGCAGGACAATGTCTTTACCAGAGATGTACTTGGGCATCTCTTTGCTGTAGCCTCCGCCATCTTTCTGGTGTCCACGGACCCATCCTCTCCGGTGGTGAAGGCTCTTCGGCCTCTCTGTAGATGAATGGATGTCAGATGGACCATCACCAGCATCTCCACCTTTGGGAAGATCAGCAGCTTGTCAATTCAGGGCCATTGCGGGTAAAAATGAGAATGCGTCCAACActggattaccaaccgggcATAATAGACTACCGCCCTGGGGCTCCAAACCCTCAGGGGTTGTTATCTCTATGGCGATTACGTTGTGGTTGAACAAATAGAAATTTGTTtgcaaataatgaataataaaagtgGAAATGGTAGGGGTCTTCCGGTGGCTCCTGGACTGTATGTTTACATGATCTTGTGGCCTCGTCTTTAAGATAACCCTTTAATATTCCTCTTGACATCACGACAAAAGTTTTTGCACATTCCTCAACAAATATGTGCCCAATTATATTATTTCATGGGAACTGGCACAAACTAAACCTGGGGTTGGGTAGTTTTACAGCATGGTATTTTTTGCCCAGGGGCCCCATAGCGAGTTAATCCGGCCCTGAATGTGACACATAGCATTGTTATCCTTTACATACACTTTTGCTTGCCCTGCCTGCACAGGGAGGTCTGGATACGTTGAAGGACAGTAACCTTGGAATGGACATGGACTGAGTGTCCCGCATACAATACGTGGCGTTGCTGTTGATGACCTGTACTCTCAACCTCTAACAACCCTCTGCTGGATCTGATTAAATCCCCGAGACGTGCAGAGTCAGTGACGGACCGGATGCAGACCCAGATTTGCTGACCCCGTGAAACGCTGACcatgctgcagctgcagcagcagcagcagcagcaggaggaggaggagacgaggCCGTAGAGAGAATGAGTAGCAGTGAGAAGGGCACAGACGGCATCACATGAGCAAAAGCACAGGCAATAACACATGAACAGAGAGGGCAGAGTACCGGTGACCGGGGTGTCTCCTCCGTTCTGTGTGCTGCCCTCCACGTTCAGGGGAGACGCCGGGTACTGCACACTGGCGGGCTGGTTTCTCATCTTCTTCTCCCGCATCTTCACTTTAGCGGTAGACATTTTCTACGGAAGACAAGGAGGCACGTTTGAGACGCCGGCTGACAAGACTTGTTGTCTGCTAAACGAGAAGCTGGCACTCCGGGCAGCTACTCGACGTGCCACCGCGTCTGCTGCCAGCGTCACCTAGCTAACCACGTTACATTACTAGGCGTAAAGCCGAGGTGTCTGGCTTAACAACAACACGAATGAAACATATCTTAACATTAAGCGCAGAATAGCTACATCGGACTCGTTCACCTTCACACTCCCCAGTATGACCGTGCGGCAGAGGCTCTGTTCCAAACGCAGGCGTCCTCTCTATATCTAACGGTTAGCTACCATGTGATTCTCCATCATGCTGGTGGACTCATGTTTGCTTCCGGGTATGTGGTGTTCATGGGATTTGTAGTGTATCGGCGCAACGAAAAAGTCATGATAATCTCAAAATACTTTCTTTTGAGGTTATGCCctgttttcttatgttttattcAAGATGGGAGTATGGAATGTTTCTGTACACCTGCACAATTACTAAAGGgacaaataagaaaacatttttcgCGCGTCTAAAACGTCCCTTACGGTAAAGCAGCTCTGACGTTCCTATGGCATCCACGCGCTCCTCTCTCCTCGCGCAGCTCGCTGTCACACGGCTACAGCGCTTTTCTCATTCACTTGTCCTGACATATTCCCCGTAACATGGCTGCATTGATCAGGAGGATTATCGGCACAACGAAGGCTCCTGCTGCCATCGGCCCGTACAGGTGAGAGGAAGCTCTGTGAGGTGGGACCGCCCGCCCGAAAAGCACAAACGGTCCGGCCACACGGCTGACGCGGTAGCAGTCGAAGCAACATGTCAGAAGCAACGGCTGGTGTCTAAAATGTTGGGAGAGTCACGACCACTGACTATTTCCCTCGACGTGCTCACGCAGTTGCGTTTAATTGTTCACTGTTCTGCTCGGGACTCGTGGCTGGAGGTGGAGCAGTAGTCACTCAGTGAGCTGTGCCTTTAGGACCAAAGTGCAGGTTTTTGGATTCCACTTTACACTTTGTAAACTCTTGAAAAGATTAACTATTAAGAATACCAGCAAACTCATATCTTTGTGTCTACAGTTCCCCCCTTATCAAGTTATTATGGCAATGCATTGTAATGTTTGGTCAACTCTGTGTGAACACCGGTAGACGgcattttacatatttatcgTTTACTACATGGACTCTGGGAGTTGATACCTAAGTAGAAAAAGCAAATACCCTTATTGTCACGTAGAATAGTTATAATACAAAGTTAAATACAAACCGGATTTCCGGCAGTTTTGGTCAATTCAGAAATGCGCCAACTTTTCAGAACTTTCGGCCTGTTCTCCACCTGTGGCAATGCAGAAGACTAGGACTGACGAGAGAGGACTGGAGAACTCTCTGTCTGAAACCAGCCTCTGGTCTGACGGAGACAGGTCTGTGctcctgtttgtgtgtctcccAGCCAAGCAGTGGTGGTGGAGAGGACGATGTACATCTCAGGACAGCTGGGGATGGATCCTGCCAGTGGGCAGTTGGTGGAAGGTGGCGTCCAGGCTCAGACCAGACAGGTGACCCTTCACAAAACCAACCGGGAGCAGTGCAAAAGGGGAAACTGTCCAACGTATCATTAGATGTTTCTAATGTAGTAGTCTGCTGCAATGATGAGTATAATGTGGTTGCTTGTTACTTCCCTTTTGCATTTCCAATCCATTCAGATGGTGCCACAATAAGAATAAATGCAGTgtataatttgaattttttattgaAAGTAAATTCATTTGATCCTTGCTTCCTCTTTATAGCGTTTCCATTTTCTATCAGCTCGTCTCATAAATTAGCAGATGAAAGTAAAGGACTTAAGAACAGGGCACCtatattaaaaacttttttcccccaggcTCTTGTAAATATGGGTGAAATCCTTAAAGCTGCTGGGTGCGGTTACGAGAATGGTGAGAGAAACTTTACTCTCTGCatagttttgcattttgaacaGATGACCTAGAAGACCACTTGTGGGAAAAGTCTCATCTTTTTTTGCACACCTAatcattttgtcattgtttcCTGCAGTTGTCAAAACCACAGTGCTCTTAGCTGACATGAACGACTTCACTAATGTCAACGATGTTTACAAGCAGTGTAAGTACGATGGATGTACTTAATACAATGATTTCCTCTTTGGGGTTTTTCACTGCTGCCGTGTCGGTCACGATAGGCAAAGGTTCATCACTGGGTTTTGCCACTGGGTGTCAGCACAATGCAGATAACCTGCATTAACCAGGTTTTCCTAATTGTTGCGGATTAGGTGACTTTCATTTGGTTGGCTTTTATACACACAGACCCTTCCTGATCATTGCCTTTGTACATACTGGCCTTATTATTACTCAGAGTCTGAAGGATTACTcgtttaattcatttttctaGTTGCTTATCTACGATTACATAAACCTTAATTTTCTCtatagaaaagaaataaatctatTTATGAGCACTATATTTTTCAGGATGCATCTTTCAGATAATtatccttgtgttttttttaaatccagattGTATGCACAGAAGTAGGAAAGGGATGTTCAGAAAACGGCTAATTTTAAGAAATCCTTTAACTCCAATTACAAAAGCTACATGGGAACCCAGAAATATTATTCAACATGGAAAGAATATGATGTTGATCTAATGCACCGGAttcttttcagtgcagttttaaGTAGTTTTGTACTGTTTGGCCTTCAAAAAAGATCCAGGTGTAGTGGTAGTGTTTATGTACCGTGTGTTTTAGTACTACTCTGGCAAACTCATGTGTTGTTCAAGCTGTTAATCTCCTGGCCCTGCACTGGTGTCACAGCTGTCTACAGTTTTGAGTGGCTTCGAGAAGTGTTAAGTCATTTATAGCTGTTCAAACTGCATTTCCAGCTAGAAAATTAGCACAGGAAAATCTTAGTTACAACCCCccccatttttctctctgtgcatcttttggtttttaaagaCCGCAAAC
This sequence is a window from Xiphias gladius isolate SHS-SW01 ecotype Sanya breed wild chromosome 22, ASM1685928v1, whole genome shotgun sequence. Protein-coding genes within it:
- the pop1 gene encoding ribonucleases P/MRP protein subunit POP1; translation: MSTAKVKMREKKMRNQPASVQYPASPLNVEGSTQNGGDTPVTGGDAGDGPSDIHSSTERPKSLHHRRGWVRGHQKDGGGYSKEMPKYISAGAFARARAAEVNAMLKAVTKTTGSCHVFGALPKHMRRRAMSHNTKRLPRRLRDVANRMREKSLQAGSKKKEQAKSKSRKARRRHGNLLLEFNRRQRKNIWLETHIWHAKRFHMVKKWGYCLGDRPTYKCYRPCYRAMSTHCLLQDLSYYCCIELQGEEDKLLASLSQLTSKETGPTFAAALCISGQRQGSVVVYRAGHYPSQPLGPVTFLWRPRIQGSTRRQLWIWAHPTSKQDLLHELQGVCQCCEAVVSPVVPVVTPAEVAPTPEPELKPDKTPDAIQIPGTKRKWNYKNASGPPAKKILGDGTRSPSTPVTWRSSSTGIVINDLTMEIVRYRLIGPQSHSVLAETLEAATDCDEMNKSQPSSLWWPEHCKDESKMNLHRQQSDVFDILKDIYSTGELPSGTVLGLAVDDPRLTLPTKKVKALPCVKQTQGADEEKRRELMLQGVPAHCCQSFLWEQSVRDNVTDNKISEQELNRMRSQVLVPGSRLSPTPLQGRVPILLIHQPGKQVGHEMSSWGAGWDVLLPKGWGMAFWVPLVYRGVRIGGLNMSLKHSQNKGTPHFPHDYPDCPAGIRFQEEQEVELLDKFKRRPPAKRTNYIKHGCLAPFRCPWQQLAEEWELITMEGREERKRDSQTRTTTGADTVMEEAMSSHPDITVTKPQSRFTVLRNREALRLLSGWCRPTTSKGQRPCRIREVPPLDSSAVTLFLRAHETSLVWVRLSLLSKGKPELHAMVCVPIAEDLRLLSTKSDSIGPQEPPHRNHFKSRLKRRRKGSKKAATSSLSSDKTDSKGSDLPSASEPNLTASAEDPKLSSESSADLIFGLWPDPLPSITSHCSRVTLGWVTQGDFSLSAGCGEALGFVSVAGLANTLLNQPKEHRGVLLLRNPTSLHYRFAKINIEV
- the LOC120783814 gene encoding 2-iminobutanoate/2-iminopropanoate deaminase-like translates to MAALIRRIIGTTKAPAAIGPYSQAVVVERTMYISGQLGMDPASGQLVEGGVQAQTRQALVNMGEILKAAGCGYENVVKTTVLLADMNDFTNVNDVYKQFFSTNYPARAAYQVAALPRGGLVEIEAVAVLGPLTDV